The uncultured Trichococcus sp. DNA window AACAGTGAATTGGTTGCCAGCGGTCAAGAGGCTACGGTTGCCATGAACCTGCAGATGTTCAGAATTTCTGTTTTGGGCGGTGCCGGCGGAACATTGGGCTTGATCATCTTGATGCTGCGCAGCAAGTTGGTTCATCTGAAGACGTTGAGCAAAATTTCAATTATCCCAGGCATCTGTGGTATCAACGAGCCCGTGATTTTTGGTTTGCCGATTGTCTTTAATCCAATCTTGGCGATTCCGTTCCTGCTGACACCGATCATCAATCTTGTTTTGACTTATTATGCCCAAGTAGCAGGCATCATTTCGATGGGCTATATCATCGATCCGTCCTTTACGCCCTTCTTTGCGCAAGCTTACTTAGCCACGATGGACTTCAGAAACGTTCTCTTCTATTTTGGGCTGGTAGTTCTGAGCATCTTCATCTACTACCCGTTCTTCAAAGTCTATGAGAACAGCCTGAGCCGTCAAAGCGCTATGGAAAATCAGTAACAGCGAGAGCTTATTGCTGAATGAACAAACCCCAGGCAGCCGCCTCTTCCATCGCGGGAGAGGCAGCTGCCTGGGGTTTTATTTTGTTCAGTTGAAGAGCATGCATGTTGATCTAGGGTGTTTTGCGTTTTCGAAGGGCGATAGCCTGACAGATGTGGTTTCTCTCAGGTAAATCAGATACCCTCATGGGCTAACGCCCGACAGAAGAGCGATCTCTCGGCTCTTCGGTGTTTTTCACTCCTCGTTCAGCCGACATATCGCTCAGGTGTCGGCTATTCGGTGTTCTACGCTCTTCGTTCAGCCGACATACCGCAACAGCGTCGGCTCTTCGGTATCTTCCGCTTCTTGTTCAGCCGACACATCTCGCTGGCGTCGGCTTTTCGGCATTCTTCGTTCTTCGTTCGGCCGACATATCGCTCAGGCGTCGGCTGTTCGGTATCTTCCGCCCTTCGTTCAGCCGACATATCGCTCAGGTGTCGGCTCTTCGGCATTCTTCGTTCTTCGTTCGGCCGACATATCGCTCAGACGTCGGCTGTTCGGTATCTTCCGCCCTTCGTTCAGCCGACATATCGCTCAGGTGTCGGCTCTTCGGCATTCTTCGTTCTTCGTTCGGCCGACATATCGCTCAGGCGTCGGCTCTTCGGTGTTCTCCGATTTCCGACACTGGCGATCGACCTATCCATATCAAGAAGTTTCTTCAGTGTGTTTAGCAATTTTGATCTATAGCTACTCAGCATTGATTCTATTTTCCGCTGTTTTATAAACTTCTTTTTTATCTCGTTTGCCGATTGCGACTATCTGGATAACCTCGATTTTTCCATTTATCTCCCGAAATACAATTCGAAGCCCCATTTTTTTGTTCTTCAACTTCCTACACTCGCTCAGTGAACCGTGTAATGCCTGTCCTGCTTGCATACCAGATTCTTTAATCCTTACAATAGCTTTGTCCACGAAAATCTTCTGACTTCCATCCAGAGAATCGTAATCCTGTTTCGATAACGCTGTCCATTCTATCTTATGCACAAACTATTCCCACCCGTCATTCTCATCTATGGTAAGAAACTGATCAGCGTTGGCACCACGGACTTCTTCGTCCGAATATAGTTCTAAATCTTTGATAACTAAGCGTTTCTCTACTTCTAAGTCCAATACTCGCTCATGTAATACTTCGATTTCGTTTGTCAAAGATTCGTACTGTTCCTGCGTCAGCATAACGCCCGCAACAGCTCCACGATTAAAAACGTAGACAGGCGTGTTTTCTTCCTTAGCTTTTTTAAATACAATGGTTGGGGATTTTTTCACTTCAGATATGGAAGTGGTCGGGACGTCAAGAATTTTAAAGCTCATCTCTATCATCTCCTTAGTTTACCCCAGTATACACCGTTTAAAAATCTTTTAAAAGTCTTTTGACAATATTATTAATATAAAAAAGTCATTGCTTTAAAGGAATGAATGTTTATCACGCTGCGCGAACAGCCGGCTGGAGCCGGCATTGGTCCTTCGGTATCTC harbors:
- a CDS encoding addiction module toxin RelE → MHKIEWTALSKQDYDSLDGSQKIFVDKAIVRIKESGMQAGQALHGSLSECRKLKNKKMGLRIVFREINGKIEVIQIVAIGKRDKKEVYKTAENRINAE